CGACTGCCTGTCGGCTGTGTATCTGCACGCCGGCCAAGCTCAGCAGCCTGCGGTGGCGGCCCGACTCTAGTGGCCGCATCATTTGTTCCGGCGACTACGACGGCGTGGTCACCGAGTACGACGTGGAGCGGGGCTTCCCCGTGTTCGAGCGTGACGAGCATGCCGGGCGCCGCGTCTGGTGCGTGGACTACTCCGTTGACGGGGCCCTCGGCGCTTCGGGGTCCGACGACGGCACCGTGCAGCTATGGGACTCGAGGTGCGCCGACGGCGGATGCACGGCGGTCGCACGCGCCGACGGAGCGGTCTGCAGCGTGGAATTCGACCCGGAGGGCGGGCCGTGGGTCGGGGTGGGGAGCGCCGACCGGCACGCGTACGTGTTCGATCTGCGGGCGGTCTCTGCAGGGCCAGTGGCGGCGCTCAGTGGGCATGGGCGGACGGTGACGTACGTGCGGTTCGCGCCGGGAGGGCGGCGGGTGGTCACGTCGGGGATTGACGGCTCCCACCGACTGTGGGACTGGGCGGAGGGGAGGCAAGTCCGGGCGTACCGCGGCCACGCCAACTCGCGTAACTTCATCGGCATGTCGGTGTGGCGCGGCGCGGGGCTCATCGGGAGCGGGTCGGAGAGCAACGAGGTGTTCGTGTACGACCTCCGGTGGGGGGAGCCAATATGGGTGCAGGGCTTCGGGAACCGAGGGGAGGAGGGGCAGAGCCGCGACGGGTTCGTCGGGGTGGCGAGCTGGAGGCAATCGGCGGCAGGGGACGGCGAGGGCGCGCTCGCTGCAGGTGGATCGGATGGGGTGTTGCAGGTGTTCGTTGGGAGGAAGATGACGGGATCTGACTGATACAAACCCCAATACCAGTGGTAATTCTTCTTTCActtctttgatgttttgatgTTAGCAAGTTCATTTCATAGCTCATACAACATATAAAACAAAAGATTTTCTATTTAAGCATTACTATCATACTGTGAGCACAATGGAGAGGATTGATGATCCAAATTGATAGGATTTCTTCTGTTTCTGGCTACATTACATTGAGCAATAAGATATATTtgatctgtctctctctctctctcacacattgAGGTTATTTATGTAAAGAATTCCAGAAAATAAAGGAGAAAagatggaaaaagaaaagaagtaacTAAAAACGGAAATTAGGGGCGTTGCGAGAATCGAACTCGCGACCTCTCGCACCcaaagcgagaatcataccactagaccaaacGCCCTTGGACGGTTAAGGGCtcacataaatatattatattcttAATT
This genomic stretch from Musa acuminata AAA Group cultivar baxijiao chromosome BXJ3-9, Cavendish_Baxijiao_AAA, whole genome shotgun sequence harbors:
- the LOC135648627 gene encoding WD repeat-containing protein RUP2-like translates to MNHSPAVSGPPQEPSEQQQQAAHEERARCKWNFRLSAAVSPAATGAISDAIGTVEFDPTDRLLAAGGIARKIRIYGLRSLLPEERGPSPTFSDHSTACRLCICTPAKLSSLRWRPDSSGRIICSGDYDGVVTEYDVERGFPVFERDEHAGRRVWCVDYSVDGALGASGSDDGTVQLWDSRCADGGCTAVARADGAVCSVEFDPEGGPWVGVGSADRHAYVFDLRAVSAGPVAALSGHGRTVTYVRFAPGGRRVVTSGIDGSHRLWDWAEGRQVRAYRGHANSRNFIGMSVWRGAGLIGSGSESNEVFVYDLRWGEPIWVQGFGNRGEEGQSRDGFVGVASWRQSAAGDGEGALAAGGSDGVLQVFVGRKMTGSD